A window of Xiphophorus hellerii strain 12219 chromosome 7, Xiphophorus_hellerii-4.1, whole genome shotgun sequence contains these coding sequences:
- the ptprna gene encoding protein tyrosine phosphatase receptor type Na — protein MQHLKPWRALLLLAVLYQPAVSEKYGCLFERKLCTRDQFCSDDGLFGQCQSSKQDQIQYQVTVPVLKRMQEVLKQLMLQGLSWQDDITQYILSKELKRVPHTTALSKPISSSPSSHSSHSKQHVSHHPNSKSGSTSSGGKYVDYMYVEPPQSPLRMQTAPLDPYAYHQHRYQDEVERSLLNARGGYARPSSRSQGSQREQERDRQLLQEVLSLYLASAQPSYRHRGSAPIAPGGLPYYEDLEIPVDYVEDYTLEERLGTAGRQPNIQNKKAPQESAPLVANNDGLLQRMSGVLQKYNIDPRELSQEQLYKLALILQLLQGQDKTEPNEKDLITLKEMQLLQKESMSKPDKAAPVPGPLDAPAAPSATVPDKALPKSASIPTSASKPPQAAPVEVEKSFKEPLVEGMEGKEEYGYIVTNQSPLSLYDGVKLLQLLAEKIHLTTSSFINISVVGQALTFRIRQNEHNMTAAEVAAKAESEKNFLESETGLKIVQTGVGERTNARGLPQVIRVPPGSSGTVITLVSMAVVGGVLVLAMGIACFRHYGHQVANGKLGLGPEGGAETHFDYQELCRQHMASKSSLCRQDCVGGVSSGMAGPATGPGAGGRRGTDTSRVSSVSSQFSDGPQHSPSSTHSSTPSWSEEPAQSNMDISTGHMILAYMEDHLRNKDRLQKEWEALCSYQAEPCSVSVAQETSNMDRNRHAEALPYDHSRVKLKQEVNINKQDYINASFIFDHDPRQPAYIATQGPLPHTVADFWQMVWENGCTVIVMMTALVEDGEKQCERYWPDEGSSLYHIYEVNLVSEHIWCKDFLVRSFYLKNVQTQETRTLTQFHLLSWPGDGIPTSTRPLLDFRRKVNKCYRGRSCPIIVHCSDGTSRAGTYVLIDMVLNRMAKGVKEIDIAATLEHIRDQRPGLVRTKDQFEFALTAVAEEVNAILKALPQ, from the exons GTTGCCTGTTTGAGAGAAAACTGTGCACAAGGGATCAATTCTGCTCTGATG ATGGGTTGTTTGGTCAGTGTCAGAGCTCCAAGCAGGACCAGATCCAGTACCAGGTGACAGTTCCTGTTCTGAAGAGGATGCAGGAAGTCCTCAAACAGCTCATGCTGCAAG GTCTGTCATGGCAAGATGACATAACCCAGTACATTTTATCAAAAGAACTGAAGAGAGTTCCCCATACCACTGCTCTCTCAAAGCCAATCTCCTCTTCACCGTCTTCTCATTCATCTCA CTCAAAACAGCATGTCTCCCACCACCCCAACTCTAAATCAGGGTCCACATCTTCTGGTGGTAAATATGTGGACTACATGTATGTTGAGCCTCCTCAGTCCCCACTGCGTATGCAAACAGCACCCTTGGACCCTTACGCGTATCACCAG CACAGATATCAAGACGAAGTGGAAAGATCTCTTCTGAATGCAAGAGGCGGATATGCTCGCCCCTCTTCAAGGTCTCAAGGCAGCCAAAGGGAACAAGAGCGGGACCGGCAGCTACTGCAGGAAGTTCTGTCTCTATACCTGGCGTCTGCGCAGCCGTCTTATCGGCATAGAGGGTCTGCTCCCATAGCTCCTGGAG GTTTGCCTTATTATGAAGATTTAGAGATACCAGTGGACTATGTGGAAGACTACACTCTAGAGGAGAGGCTTGGTACTGCAGGAAGACAACCAAACATTCAGAATAAAAAAGCTCCACAGGAGTCTGCTCCCCTGGTTGCAAATAATG ATGGCTTGCTCCAGAGGATGTCAGGTGTCTTGCAGAAGTACAACATTGATCCCAGGGAACTCAGTCAGGAGCAACTCTACAAGCTGGCTCTCATACTGCAGCTGCTGCAAGGGCAGGACAAGACAG AACCAAATGAGAAAGATCTCATCACTCTTAAAGAG ATGCAGTTGTTACAAAAAGAAAGTATGTCCAAACCAGATAAGGCTGCTCCTGTTCCTGGTCCACTTGATGCTCCTGCTGCTCCCTCTGCTACAGTCCCTGATAAAGCTCTACCTAAGAGTGCCAGCATCCCTACATCTGCCTCCAAGCCTCCACAGGCTGCTCCTGTTGAAGTTGAGAAAAGCTTTAAAGAGCCTTTAGTAGAAGGTATGGAAGGTAAAGAGGAGTATGGGTACATCGTCACCAACCAAAG tccCCTGAGTCTGTATGATGGAGTGAAGCTTTTGCAACTTCTGGCTGAAAAAATACACCTGACAACCAGCAGCTTCATCAACATTAG TGTGGTGGGTCAGGCGTTGACTTTCCGCATCCGCCAGAATGAACACAACATGACGGCTGCAGAGGTGGCTGCCAAAGCCG AATCTGAGAAGAACTTTCTGGAGTCTGAGACTGGCCTGAAAATCGTCCAGACTGGTGTAGGAGAG agaacAAATGCACGAGGTCTCCCTCAGGTAATTAGGGTCCCTCCAGGATCCAGTGGTACAGTCATCACCCTCGTTTCCATGGCAGTGGTCGGAGGTGTGCTCGTACTGGCAATGGGCATAGCTTGTTTCAGACACTATGGTCATCAAGTAGCCAATGGTAAACTTGGCTTGGGGCCAGAAGGAGGAGCAGAAACACACTTTGACTACCAG GAGCTCTGTCGACAGCACATGGCCTCCAAATCTTCCCTCTGCCGTCAAGATTGTGTTGGAGGGGTGAGCAGTGGCATGGCGGGGCCTGCAACAGGACCCGGAGCCGGCGGACGGAGGGGCACAGACACGTCCCGTGTCAGCAGCGTGTCGTCCCAGTTCAGCGACGGGCCGCAGCACAGCCCGTCCTCCACTCACAGCTCTACCCCGTCCTGGAGCGAAGAGCCAGCTCAGTCTAATATGGACATCTCCACGGGTCACATGATACTG GCATACATGGAGGATCACCTGCGTAACAAGGACAGGCTGCAGAAGGAGTGGGAGGCTCTGTGCTCCTATCAGGCGGAGCCCTGCTCTGTGTCTGTGGCCCAGGAGACTTCCAACATGGACCGAAATCGTCACGCTGAAGCCCTCCCCT atgatCACTCTCGTGTGAAGTTGAAGCAAGAAGTTAACATCAATAAACAGGATTACATCAACGCCAGTTTTATT TTTGATCATGACCCTCGCCAACCAGCCTATATTGCCACACAGGGACCTTTGCCCCACACTGTTGCTGATTTCTGGCAG ATGGTTTGGGAGAACGGCTGCACAGTGATTGTGATGATGACTGCTCTGGTGGAAGATGGGGAGAAGCAGTGCGAACGATATTGGCCTGATGAAGGTTCTTCTCTCTACCACATCTATGAG GTGAATCTGGTTTCAGAGCATATCTGGTGTAAGGACTTCCTGGTGCGCAGCTTCTACTTGAAGAATGTTCAGACGCAGGAGACAAGAACATTGACGCAGTTTCACTTGCTGAGCTGGCCGGGTGACGGCATTCCCACCTCTACAAGACCGCTGCTCGACTTTCGCAG AAAGGTGAATAAATGCTACCGAGGTCGATCCTGCCCCATAATTGTTCACTGCAG CGATGGGACTAGTAGAGCTGGCACGTACGTCCTCATCGACATGGTACTGAATCGCATGGCTAAGG GAGTGAAAGAGATTGACATCGCAGCCACACTGGAGCACATCAGAGACCAGAGGCCTGGACTGGTTCGCACCAAG GACCAGTTTGAGTTTGCATTGACAGCAGTTGCTGAGGAGGTGAACGCCATTTTGAAAGCCCTGCCGCAGTGA
- the dnajb2 gene encoding dnaJ homolog subfamily B member 2 isoform X2: MVNYYSVLGVSRNASQDDIKKAYRKLALKWHPDKNPDNKEEAERKFKELAEAYEVLSDKSRRDAFDRYGNDNVRHSGSTTTDFSDLPEFTFTFRNPDEVFREFFGGQDPFASFFDDFASFGVPHSRLGPGRFFSFPSSGVEFSSFSSSFGGIGGMESMGGSNFRSVSTSTRIVNGKTTTTKKIKENGKERIEIEEDGVLKSVLVNGVEDEMALAVELSRREGEKSSKKSSIMNGSAPHYDRSATPHRSFSAASSYNHVATGDSEDEEEEDEDLQMALACSLSEMEAKQKANSTNFISDSDFKAFTS, translated from the exons ATGGTGAACTATTATAGTGTGCTGGGAGTGTCCAGGAATGCCTCGCAGGATGACATCAAGAAGGC GTACAGGAAATTGGCCCTAAAATGGCATCCGGATAAAAATCCAGACAACAAGGAAGAGGCAGAGAGAAAATTCAAAGAACTTGCTGAGGCCTATGAAGTTCTTTCTGACA aaagcAGACGAGATGCATTTGACAGATATGGAAATGACAATGTGAGACACTCAG GTTCTACCACTACAGACTTCTCAGACCTCCCAGAATTCACCTTCACATTTCGCAATCCAGATGAGGTGTTCAGAGAGTTTTTTGGTGGACAGGATCCTTTTGCTAGCTTTTTTG ATGACTTTGCATCGTTTGGAGTCCCACATTCTCGCCTTGGCCCCGGtcgatttttctcttttccctcaTCTGGAG TTGAATTTagctccttttcctcctctttcgGTGGTATCGGTGGGATGGAGAGCATGGGAGGATCTAACTTCAGATCGGTTTCTACCTCCACTCGCATTGTAAATGGAAAAACCACCACCACCAAGAA gaTAAAGGAAAATGGGAAGGAGAGGATAGAGATTGAAGAGGATGGGGTATTAAAGAGTGTTCTTGTCAATG GTGTGGAAGATGAAATGGCTCTCGCAGTGGAGCTCAGCAGAAGAGAAGGAGAGAAGTCCTCTAAGAAATCCTCCATCATGAACGGATCAGCCCCCCACTACGACCGCTCTGCAACTCCACATCGCTCATTTAGTGCAGCTTCCAGCTACAACCATGTGGCTACAGGGGACagtgaagatgaagaagaagaagatgaagaccTTCAGATGGCTTTGGCATGCAGCCTGTCAGAAATGGAGGCCAAGCAGAAAGCCAATTCTACCAACTTCATATCAG ACTCAGACTTCAAGGCCTTCACAAGCTAA
- the dnajb2 gene encoding dnaJ homolog subfamily B member 2 isoform X1, giving the protein MVNYYSVLGVSRNASQDDIKKAYRKLALKWHPDKNPDNKEEAERKFKELAEAYEVLSDKSRRDAFDRYGNDNVRHSGSTTTDFSDLPEFTFTFRNPDEVFREFFGGQDPFASFFDDFASFGVPHSRLGPGRFFSFPSSGVEFSSFSSSFGGIGGMESMGGSNFRSVSTSTRIVNGKTTTTKKIKENGKERIEIEEDGVLKSVLVNGVEDEMALAVELSRREGEKSSKKSSIMNGSAPHYDRSATPHRSFSAASSYNHVATGDSEDEEEEDEDLQMALACSLSEMEAKQKANSTNFISGAGGRGRTKCGKIGGCTGEGLVNGQKVHLSSGCKIAAGEQDDGGQFKPGTRSGNIIEKKQKETKEPATAATALPSEEKVKPAAKTSEGCVKKKMCGCVMS; this is encoded by the exons ATGGTGAACTATTATAGTGTGCTGGGAGTGTCCAGGAATGCCTCGCAGGATGACATCAAGAAGGC GTACAGGAAATTGGCCCTAAAATGGCATCCGGATAAAAATCCAGACAACAAGGAAGAGGCAGAGAGAAAATTCAAAGAACTTGCTGAGGCCTATGAAGTTCTTTCTGACA aaagcAGACGAGATGCATTTGACAGATATGGAAATGACAATGTGAGACACTCAG GTTCTACCACTACAGACTTCTCAGACCTCCCAGAATTCACCTTCACATTTCGCAATCCAGATGAGGTGTTCAGAGAGTTTTTTGGTGGACAGGATCCTTTTGCTAGCTTTTTTG ATGACTTTGCATCGTTTGGAGTCCCACATTCTCGCCTTGGCCCCGGtcgatttttctcttttccctcaTCTGGAG TTGAATTTagctccttttcctcctctttcgGTGGTATCGGTGGGATGGAGAGCATGGGAGGATCTAACTTCAGATCGGTTTCTACCTCCACTCGCATTGTAAATGGAAAAACCACCACCACCAAGAA gaTAAAGGAAAATGGGAAGGAGAGGATAGAGATTGAAGAGGATGGGGTATTAAAGAGTGTTCTTGTCAATG GTGTGGAAGATGAAATGGCTCTCGCAGTGGAGCTCAGCAGAAGAGAAGGAGAGAAGTCCTCTAAGAAATCCTCCATCATGAACGGATCAGCCCCCCACTACGACCGCTCTGCAACTCCACATCGCTCATTTAGTGCAGCTTCCAGCTACAACCATGTGGCTACAGGGGACagtgaagatgaagaagaagaagatgaagaccTTCAGATGGCTTTGGCATGCAGCCTGTCAGAAATGGAGGCCAAGCAGAAAGCCAATTCTACCAACTTCATATCAGGTGCTGGGGGTAGGGGCAGAACCAAATGCGGTAAAATTGGGGGCTGCACGGGAGAAGGGCTTGTAAATGGACAAAAAGTTCATTTGTCCAGTGGTTGCAAAATAGCTGCAGGAGAGCAAGATGATGGAGGTCAATTTAAACCTGGCACAAGATCTggaaatattattgaaaagaagcaaaaagaaaccaaaGAGCCAGCCACTGCTGCTACTGCACTTCCGAGTGAAGAAAAGGTCAAACCTGCAGCAAAAACATCTGAAGGctgtgtgaaaaagaaaatgtgtgggTGTGTTATGTCCTAG